GCCATCAATATTGCCGTGGCGGTTGCCATGCCCGGGGGCGGTTTGATTACGCCAGTTCTGCAACAGGCGGATCAGATGGATTTATATTCCCTCTCTCGCACTTGGAAAGATTTAGTCGCTCGCGCCCGTAGCAAACAGCTGCAGCCGGATGAATACAGTACCGGTACCTTTACCCTTTCCAATCTGGGAATGTTTGGGGTCAACAGCTTTGATGCCATTCTGCCCCCAGGGCAAGGGTCCATTCTGGCGATTGGTGGGTCTAAGCCCCAAGTCGTGGCGGATGATCAGGGCATGATGGGAGTGAAGCGACTGATGAATGTCAACATTACCTGCGATCACCGGGTGATCTATGGTGCCGATGCCGCTGCCTTTTTGAAGGATTTAGCGGAGTTGATTGAAACCAATCCCCAATCCTTGACTCTGTAATCCATAGATGGGAGCTTCATCATGAAGGCTTCTCCTTTTGTGAAGCTTCCGATTACAACGCATTTCCACATCACACCTAAAAATTGATCCGCTTATTTTAGGTGTGAATTAATCGTCCTGGCTGCGAAAAATACCAAAGGCGGCGGTGTAGCCATGAAGAAAGGTTGTGCCAGCAATGGGACCAATTTCGCCATTACAGAAAAAACCGCTGACCGGAATATTGTGAAAATAGCGTCTAAAGAGTTGAGAGTCGAAGTCGGGCTCTCCATAGAACCGCTCTCCTCGCCCTAAGCAATCAAACAGCAGGGCGGCTGTGGGCTGAGATTGATCTGGGGGCGATTTTTGGAAATAGTGTTGGAGCAGTTCTTCCAGTTCATCGGCAGAGGCTTGGGCATCTCGTAGGTGAAATTGAATCCGTTGACCGGGACGGATGCGATCGCCAATGGCAATTGCCCCAATGCGGGGGTCCACCCCAATTAAGTTGCGAATTAAAAAATCGCCTGGTTCTAGGTTTTGCTTAAACTCATTACAGACAATGCCCACCGAAAGGGAATGCTGGGCTAACTCTCGTTCGTCTTCATCTAAATCCTGAACCAAGGTTTGCAGGGCTTCCAAGGGCGTCTGTAGCTCGACTTCATCGGCATTAAACGTGGCTTCTACCGGAACAGTTTGCTCTTCCACCTGCAGCACAACGTTGCGCTCGGCTTCAGCCACCCGATAGGGTTGACCAATCGGTCGACATCCTTGGGCCACAATCGTTTCGATCATGATATTGCCACTCAGGGCAACGCCCACTGTGCCCTCGCGGTAGAGCTGGTCGTCACAAAACAGACCACTACCACTCCAGGAAGAACGACCACTGGCAAGACCGCCAATTTTGACGGCACCTGGGTAGGCATAATCTAGCCCTTGCAGCAGATCACTAATTTTTGAGCTAGAGGGATCGGCAAACAGGATGAAATGGGGTTGATGAGCTGGATCCACTTCCAGTAACTCAGTCCAGGTTAAAGGGGCACTATCCGGATCCGGTAGCTCATCTTCATAGATATGAAAGGTTTGAATGTCAACACCGGGTAATGAGGCCAAGGTGAGGGTAATGCCAGGTTCTTCTTCAACTTCTGCTGTAGATCCACCCTGGGTGGGGCCAATCACGCCATTCCCCCCACATCCAATAAAATTCTGGACAGGCAATTTATCTGCCAGTAGGGGCTGTAATCGAGGAAATTCGCTGGCAAAGGTGGTTGAAATAAATAGAATGGCTAAATCTGCAGGGGCATCCAAAGATTGCATGGCTGTGGCAATCACTTCATCTAGGGCAGCTTCTAGAGAGGGTTGTGTCGATAGTGCACTAGCCCACTTCATCTTTGCTCCTTAGGAGGGTTTCCTGACATCATGTCTGCGGTATTTCAGAACATTGACGGGGCTGATCGACGGCAGAACGGCGACCCCGAATGGGGTAATCCCAAGAACACTCTAATATGTCTGCTGATGCTTTGACAGTAATCCGCTGGGGATAATTGCCGTTCGTTAAGATTGAAGGGGCACCAGCCAGTATTCTAGATACATTCCCTTGATTTACCGATTAGGGTGAGGAGTCGCTGCTCACCGCCTTAAGATTATGGCCTTGGACAATTTACGAACACTGTATCAACAAGTCATATTAGAGCATTACAACAAGTCTCGTCATCTTGGCATGACGGATCTAGTCCATCGCCATCAACGGGGACATCATCCATCCTGTGGCAATACGATTGAGCTGACGGTTCAGTTAGAAGCGTTAGAAGAACGGATTGCTGACGTTCAATTAGAAGGTGAGGGATGTGCGATCGCAATGGTGTCCACTGATTTCATGGCGGATGCGATACCGGGCAAAACTATCCCTGAAGCCTTGCAAATAGTCCAAGCCTTCCAAAATATGATGAAAGGCGAAGGAGACTTCCCGCGAGAGCATCGTCAGCTCAACGTTATGCAGGGGGTGACCCAATTGCCCGTTCGGATTAAATGTGCCACCCTGACCTGGCACACCCTTAAACCCGCCTTAGAGCATCAGAGTGTAGAATCAGCGGATGAGTTTGTCAGCAATGAGGAGGATGATTAATGCCCACCCCTACCCCTGAGTTTTTTCAGCAAGCTTGTCAGTGGTGTGCCATCTTCATGCTTGTTAGCGGCGCGTTTACAGGGCTTGCTTTCGTGTTTAAGTGGGGCATTCGCTTCCGCTTTGTCGGTATCACCAGCCTTTTAGGGGTGCTGACGGGCAGTTTACTCGCCTTAAGCTTTTTCCCTTTAAGTAAAGCTGTGATTCCAGGAGCCGCTAAGTACAATCTGGTTTACGATTTAGCGGGCCCCGAAGTAGTGATCTCGGTCTCACCGACGATTACGCCTACGGAATTGGAGGCGACTCTCTTACAAGCCTCAGAAAATCTATTCTCCCCCGGACGAGTCGGTCGGGGCACCAATGACCTAACCATCAAAGTTCGCACGATTTTGCATCAGAAATCAGGCATGTCTCAACTCATTCCCCTGGGGCAAATTCAGCGCTCTTTGACCGTTCGTGACGACCCTAACGCTAAAATCACTTTGAATCAGGATAATTTAGCGGCTCTCGCCACCACGACTTTTGATCCCTCCTCTAGTTAAAATCAATATTGGAAGTCAGCTTCCCTAGCCAAATGGGAATCAGGAGAGGACTGACTTATTGCTTCGTACCGTCCCACCTATGTCTAAGTTCTCATCACCCTCTGTCTCCTCCTCGGTTGAGTGCACTAGTCAAGCCATTGCACCCCAAAGTGTCATTCGAGCTGAGCAAAGTCTGGCTCAATTAGAATCTTTGATCCAGCCCTATGGCCAACGACCGCTAGTGGTCGCTGGAGAGCATAGTTTAGCGGTCTTGCAACCTTACTTGGCTGCAATTTCAACGTTGGAGTTGGCGGTTGCCCATTATGGCAAAGATTGCAGTGAAGCCAGTCTCAAGGCCTTAGGAGAGGCGGTGACCTGTCATCGTGCAGACGTCATTATTGGGGTAGGCGGAGGCAAAGCGTTAGATGCAGCCAAACTCTTGGCCCATCAAAACCGCTGTCCCGTGATCACGATTCCCACCTCTGCCGCCACCTGTGCGGCCTGGACGGCTTTATCGAACTTATATTCGGAGGTAGGAGCATTTCAGTATGATGTCGGTTTACCTCGATGTCCTGATTTACTGATCCTGGATTACGAGGTGATCCAAACTGCTCCCCCGCGAACGCTGATTGCTGGTATTGGGGATGCGTTAGCGAAGTGGTACGAAGCGTCTGTGAGTAGCGGCCATTCCCAGGAAACCCTAACGATTGCTGCCGTGCAACAAGCCCGCGTACTCAGAGATATTCTGTTTCAGAAATCCGTGAAAGCCATTGCTCAACCAGGCAGTGACGAGTGGCGACAAGTGGTGGATGCCACGGTGTTAATGGCTGGAGTGGTCGGGGGACTAGGAGGAGCCCAATGTCGTACTGTGGCTGCCCATGCCGTCCATAATGGCCTGACCCATCTCTCGCCGACTCGCGCCAGCTTACATGGGGAAAAAGTGGCCTATGGCATTTTGGTGCAGTTGCGTTTAGAAGAACTAGTCCAGCATAACCATCTCGCGACAACGGCTCGCCATCAGCTGCTCAAATTCTATAAAGAGATTGGCTTACCGATGACTCTGGCCGATTTAGGGATGGAGGATGTGTCTCTGAAAGACTTACAAATGGCGGCACAAGTGGCTTGCCAGCCAGATTCAGATCTCCACTATTTACCCTTTACGGTGATGCCAGATCAGCTGCTAGCGGCGATGGTCTCTACGGCCAGTCCCATGGCGGACGGTAGTGCTAATCCAAGCTCTCCATCGGAAGAGGTTTGCCCATGAGTTTGGATTGGATCAAACCGGCTAACCGATTGAGTGCATTGCCGCCTTATGTATTTGCCCGTTTAGATGAACTCAAAACCTCGGCCCGCCAGCAAGGGCTGGATCTGATTGATTTGGGCATGGGTAACCCGGATGGTTCGCCGCCGGAACCTGTGATCGAAGCTGCGATCGCAGCCCTGAAATCTCCCAATAATCATGGCTATCCTCCCTTTGAAGGCCATGCAGACTTTCGTCATACCATTACCGATTGGTATCATCGCCGATATGACGTATTGCTCGATCCTGAAATTGAGGCTTTACCGTTACTCGGCTCAAAAGAAGGCTTAACCCACCTCGCCCTGGCCTATATCAATCCGGGGGATGTGGTGTTGGTCCCCAATCCGGCCTACCCACCTCACTTTCGCGGCCCCGCCCTGGCCGGAGCGGAAATTTACGGTTTGCCCTTAAAGGCAGAAAATGACTGGCTGATTGACTTAGGCAGCATTCCCGATCAGGTGGCAGAACGGGCCAAAATCCTCTACTTCAATTACCCCAGTAATCCGACGACGGCTGTGGCCCCCCGAGAGCTGTTTACAGAAATTGTCGCCTTTGCTCGTAAACATCAAATTTTGCTGGTTCATGACCTCTGCTATGCCGAGCTAGCGTTTGATGGCTATCAGCCTGTCAGCCTGCTGGAAATTCCAGGGGCAAAGGAGATTGGTGTTGAATTTCATACCCTGTCCAAAACCTACAATATGGCTGGTTGGCGGGTGGGGTTTGTGGTGGGAAATCCCCAAATTATTCAAGGGCTGCGAACCTTGAAAACCAACTTAGACTATGGCATTTTTGCCGTGGTTCAGGCGGCCGCTCAAACCGCGCTGCAACTGCCCGATAGCCATTTGCAAGGGGTTCAGCAGCGCTACCGAGAGCGACGAGATTTTGTCATTGCCGGATTGGGAGAGTTGGGCTGGCACATCCCCAAAACGAAAGCAACCATGTATTTATGGGCACCCTGTCCTGTAGAGATGTCCTCCGCAGACTTTGCCTTAAAGCTGATCCAAGAAACCGGAATTGTGATGACGCCAGGGAGTGCCTTTGGTCATCATGGCGAAGGCTATTTGCGGATTAGTTTGATCGCGGATTGCGATCGCCTCGGTGAAGCCATTCATCGTATCCGTCAATCTCAGATTTGTGGTATGCCTACCAGCAACGTTATCAGCCCATCATGAAGGGAAGGTTTCAAACATCTGTGATCATTTGTTGTTTCTCAAGTCAGAGCGGCTTCCCCCTGCTATTTGGGAGGAGCCATGACCGTTTCTAGAAGCATCTGTTTAGGATTTTTAGTCGCCATCTTAGTCGGTGCAGGCTTACTTCTGCTCCCCATCTCAACAGCTAGTGGAAACTGGAATAGCCCTGTTATTGCCCTGTTTACGGCCACCTCTGCTGTTTGCGTCACGGGCCATGTGGTGGTGGATACGGGATCCTACTTCTCCCCTGTAGGCCAGGTCTTTATCCTCACCCTGATCCAGTTGGGAGGGTTGGGGTATATGGTGTCCACCACGTTTTTGCTGTTGTTACTGGGACGGAAATTTGGCCTCAGAGATAAGATTGCCCTCCAGCAGGCCTTAGATCGCTCTAAATTACAGGGATCTAACCAGGTAGTGGTGTCCATCATTGCCACTATCTTGGTCTTTGAGCTGCTGGGTATGATCTTCCTATTTGGGGTGTTTAGCCAGCAGTATCCGACCCCCCTTGCCCTCTGGTATGCCGTGTTTCACAGCATCAGCGCTTGGAATAATGCCGGATTTAGCTTATTCCCGGATAGCCTGAGTAGCTATCAGTTTTCCTGGATCGTCAATCTCACCATTTCTGGTCTAGTCATTATTGGCGGCATTGGCTATGAAGCTATTTTTGAAGTGTATTTGTGGCTGCGCGATCGTCTAACCGGGAAACAAAAACGAACCCTGTTCTCTCTTAATTTTCGAGTGGTGACGAGTACCACAGTGATGCTATTAACCCTAGGCACCATCGCTTTTTACCTGACAGAATCTCGTAATCCAGACACTTTACAATCTCTGAGCTGGAATGATCAGCTGATCTCAGCCTGGTTTCAGTCCATGACGACCCGTACCGCTGGGTTTAACACCATTGATATTGGCAGTATGACTAATGCAGGGTTATTCCTGACCATTGCCTTTATGTATGTAGGCGGTAGTCCGGGTGGAACGGGGGGTGGGGTGAAGACGACCACGATTCGAGTCTTAAGTAGTTGTACCAAAGCGATTCTCCGGGGCAAGGAATCCGTCACCATGTATGAACGCCAAATCCCCGTATCCTTGATTCTGAAAGCGGTGGGGGTCGTGGTGGGTTCAATCACCACGATTGTATCGGCGACCACCTTAATGTCGATTGCTGATCCAGGGGTGGAATTCATCAATATTTTGTTTGAAGTGGTGTCTGCTTATGCCACGGTTGGTTTATCGACTGGGATTACGGCGGCTTTAACCGGAAGTTCGAAACTTATTTTGGCCGCCACCATGTATATGGGGCGCGTCGGTGTCTTACTCTTAATGGCAGCCTTATTGGGCGATCCTCGCCCTAGTACTGTTCGGTATCCAGAAGAGTCTTTATTGGTCGGCTAACTCGCTTTTTGGATAAAAAACTAGCATTATGGATATACACCCGTGAATTTATCATCATTGAGTTTATTCCCAGGTCTTAACAAGAAAAAACAGCAGTTTGCTGTGATCGGCTTAGGTCGTTTTGGTCGAGCGGCTTGCCAGGCCTTACATCAGGCGGGTCAAGAAGTGTTAGGGACGGATATTGATGAAAAACGTGTAACCGAAGTCGTCAATAATCACTGGGCGGCCCATGCGCTGCAGCTTGATTCCACGGATCCATTGGCGTTGAAGGAAGCAGGAATTTACGAGTTTGATACGGTCATTATTGCCATCGGTAACTATCTGCAAGAAAGCATTATTACGACTCTCAATGTTAAAGAAGCCGGTGTTGCCAAAGTCGTGGCTAAAGCTTCTTCAGAAGTGCATGGTAAGCTGCTCAAACGAGTCGGGGCTGATCAGGTGGTCTTTCCTGAAAATGAAGCGGGCTATGCCTTGGCCCGGACCCTGACGAAGCCTTCTATCCTGGATCACTTTGAGCTAGATCCGCAGCATAGCATCGTTGAAATTGTGGTGCCTGATGAATTTCATAATAAATCGATTGGAGAATTGCAGCTTCGTAGTCGTTATGGCCTCAACGTTCTAGCGATTTGTCGCGATCAGAAATTTAATATCAATCCCAGTCCCGATCTCAATTTGCAAAAAGGATCTGTGATGGTGGTGATTGGGGAAACCAAAGCGATTGATGAGCTGCCTCTTTAACAGGTGATAATGTTAATAGCCTACAGCTTGAGGAATAAGTCCTAGCTTTGTCTGATGTCTCGTCTTTAACTTCTATCCCCCAAGCCTCTCCTGAGTTCAAGTCAGGCTTTGTTGCCATTGTTGGTCGGCCCAACGTGGGGAAGTCGACGTTGATGAATCAACTGATTGGGCAGAAAATCGCGATTACGTCTCCAGTGGCCCAAACCACCCGCAATCGCCTCCGGGGGATTTTAACCACCCCCATAGCCCAAATGATTTTTGTGGATACTCCTGGTATCCATAAGCCACATCATCAATTGGGGGAAATCTTAGTCAAAAATGCGCGCATGGCTATTCATGCGGTGGATGTGGTGTTATTTGTGGTGGATTGCTCAGAGCCGTTAGGGGGTGGAGACCGATTTATTGCCCAGTTACTGGCCCAAACCAACACACCTGTCATCCTAGGGCTGAATAAGCTTGATATACAGCGGAAAACAGCCCAGCAGGCCTTGACATTAGACCAAACCTATAAGGCCCTGGCGAAAGAACACCATTGGCCCGTGTGTAAATTTTCGGCGTTAACGACGGCCAAACTCAAGTCGCTGCAGCGCCAACTGATTGAAAAGCTGGCTCCTGGTCCTTACTATTACCCCCCCGATCTGGTGACCGATCAGCCGGAACGGTTCATTATGGGAGAGTTGATTCGAGAACAAATTTTGCTGCTGACCCGGCAAGAAGTCCCCCATTCTGTGGCTATTGTGATTGAGCGAGTCGATGAATCACCCAAAATCACCCGTATTTTAGCCACCATTCATGTGGAACGCCCCTCTCAAAAACAGATTCTCATTGGCAAAAAGGGCAGTATGCTCAAAGCCATTGGCACCGAAGCCCGCCAACAAATTCAAAAACTGATTGCAGGTAAAGTTTATTTGGAGCTGTTTGTTAAGGTGCAACCCAAATGGCGGCAGTCCAGAATGCAGTTGGCGGAATTGGGATATCAGGTGGAATCAAATTAGGCGCGTCCGATCAATCTCGTGGATTCCTGTTGAGTGCTGCGCTAGGTGGGCACTAGTTCTCCCGGTCTGAGCCGTGCCCATTTACCTGCATCCTCGGAAAAGCTGGCACATCCGACGACATCCCATTCCATTTCGATCTCTTCCCCGCGATTGCGGATATTGACATTAATCGTCGGTTGCTCGGGTTCAAACTTGGGATGATCGGTGAGATGAGGCTGTAGATGCTGGGTTTCTACCGCATGATAGGTGATGCATTGATCAACGAATTGGCAATTGATGCAAATACACATGGTTCTCGCCCTCATCGAATGGCTAGAGCCTCGCTGCCCCAGGACAACTCCTAGCCCCTTACCGACACTTTAGCGGATTTGCGATTGAGGATGCCAGGTTTGTATAACCCTGCCTGTAAGGGGCTGCCCATACCAGGGCGTATTCTGGCTCAGGGATTTTAAGGTTTGGGCGTTAGCACACCAGGACTGCTGAGGATCAAAGAGCACCATTTCTGCGGGCTGCCCCACTTCCACCCTGGAAGGCGCTTGTCCCAAACAGTGGCTAGGTGAGGTACTGAGCCGTTGCCATAGGGTGAGGGGTGACCAGCGCTTGCTGGCGACCAAGGACTGCCACAGTAGGGATAATGCCAGCTCTAAGCCAATGGCGCCAGGAGGAGCCGCACTGAAGGCAACGGTTCTTTCTTCATAGGTATAGGCATGATGATCAATGGCGATCGCATCGATAACACCCGTTTCTAATCCTTGAATCAACGCCTCCTGATCTTCGATATTGCCAACGGGAGGATCTAATCGCCAGTTGACATCATAGGTACTTAGAGACTGGCTATTGCCTAACACATGCATCCAGGTGGTACTGGCCGTGATTGGTAGACCACGAGCTTTGGCAGCTTGAATCAGCTCGACACTTCGAGCCGTAGACACCCGCATAATATGAACAGGCACCTGAGTTGCAGAGATGATTTCTAACAGGGCTGCTAAGACCGATGTCTCAGCCATGGTGGGGGCTTCTGATAACCCTAATCGCAGGGCATCGAGGCCTTCGCGCATAACGCCACTGCCTGCTAAGGCTGGATCGCAAGGCCAAAGGGCAATGGGGTAGGACTCAGCCCCTAGATATTCACAGAGTCGTCGCAATAAGATGGCGTTTTGAAGCGATCGGCCATCACTAAACCCGACCACCCCAGCTTGAATTAAATCCGCATATTCAACCAGCTGCTTGCCTTCCAGATTTTGGGTCATGGCACCCCAAGCTTGGACTTGCAGAGGTA
The genomic region above belongs to Acaryochloris sp. CCMEE 5410 and contains:
- a CDS encoding FIST N-terminal domain-containing protein, encoding MKWASALSTQPSLEAALDEVIATAMQSLDAPADLAILFISTTFASEFPRLQPLLADKLPVQNFIGCGGNGVIGPTQGGSTAEVEEEPGITLTLASLPGVDIQTFHIYEDELPDPDSAPLTWTELLEVDPAHQPHFILFADPSSSKISDLLQGLDYAYPGAVKIGGLASGRSSWSGSGLFCDDQLYREGTVGVALSGNIMIETIVAQGCRPIGQPYRVAEAERNVVLQVEEQTVPVEATFNADEVELQTPLEALQTLVQDLDEDERELAQHSLSVGIVCNEFKQNLEPGDFLIRNLIGVDPRIGAIAIGDRIRPGQRIQFHLRDAQASADELEELLQHYFQKSPPDQSQPTAALLFDCLGRGERFYGEPDFDSQLFRRYFHNIPVSGFFCNGEIGPIAGTTFLHGYTAAFGIFRSQDD
- the sufU gene encoding Fe-S cluster assembly sulfur transfer protein SufU — its product is MALDNLRTLYQQVILEHYNKSRHLGMTDLVHRHQRGHHPSCGNTIELTVQLEALEERIADVQLEGEGCAIAMVSTDFMADAIPGKTIPEALQIVQAFQNMMKGEGDFPREHRQLNVMQGVTQLPVRIKCATLTWHTLKPALEHQSVESADEFVSNEEDD
- a CDS encoding Ycf51 family protein; amino-acid sequence: MPTPTPEFFQQACQWCAIFMLVSGAFTGLAFVFKWGIRFRFVGITSLLGVLTGSLLALSFFPLSKAVIPGAAKYNLVYDLAGPEVVISVSPTITPTELEATLLQASENLFSPGRVGRGTNDLTIKVRTILHQKSGMSQLIPLGQIQRSLTVRDDPNAKITLNQDNLAALATTTFDPSSS
- a CDS encoding iron-containing alcohol dehydrogenase family protein; the encoded protein is MSKFSSPSVSSSVECTSQAIAPQSVIRAEQSLAQLESLIQPYGQRPLVVAGEHSLAVLQPYLAAISTLELAVAHYGKDCSEASLKALGEAVTCHRADVIIGVGGGKALDAAKLLAHQNRCPVITIPTSAATCAAWTALSNLYSEVGAFQYDVGLPRCPDLLILDYEVIQTAPPRTLIAGIGDALAKWYEASVSSGHSQETLTIAAVQQARVLRDILFQKSVKAIAQPGSDEWRQVVDATVLMAGVVGGLGGAQCRTVAAHAVHNGLTHLSPTRASLHGEKVAYGILVQLRLEELVQHNHLATTARHQLLKFYKEIGLPMTLADLGMEDVSLKDLQMAAQVACQPDSDLHYLPFTVMPDQLLAAMVSTASPMADGSANPSSPSEEVCP
- a CDS encoding aspartate aminotransferase — translated: MSLDWIKPANRLSALPPYVFARLDELKTSARQQGLDLIDLGMGNPDGSPPEPVIEAAIAALKSPNNHGYPPFEGHADFRHTITDWYHRRYDVLLDPEIEALPLLGSKEGLTHLALAYINPGDVVLVPNPAYPPHFRGPALAGAEIYGLPLKAENDWLIDLGSIPDQVAERAKILYFNYPSNPTTAVAPRELFTEIVAFARKHQILLVHDLCYAELAFDGYQPVSLLEIPGAKEIGVEFHTLSKTYNMAGWRVGFVVGNPQIIQGLRTLKTNLDYGIFAVVQAAAQTALQLPDSHLQGVQQRYRERRDFVIAGLGELGWHIPKTKATMYLWAPCPVEMSSADFALKLIQETGIVMTPGSAFGHHGEGYLRISLIADCDRLGEAIHRIRQSQICGMPTSNVISPS
- a CDS encoding TrkH family potassium uptake protein: MTVSRSICLGFLVAILVGAGLLLLPISTASGNWNSPVIALFTATSAVCVTGHVVVDTGSYFSPVGQVFILTLIQLGGLGYMVSTTFLLLLLGRKFGLRDKIALQQALDRSKLQGSNQVVVSIIATILVFELLGMIFLFGVFSQQYPTPLALWYAVFHSISAWNNAGFSLFPDSLSSYQFSWIVNLTISGLVIIGGIGYEAIFEVYLWLRDRLTGKQKRTLFSLNFRVVTSTTVMLLTLGTIAFYLTESRNPDTLQSLSWNDQLISAWFQSMTTRTAGFNTIDIGSMTNAGLFLTIAFMYVGGSPGGTGGGVKTTTIRVLSSCTKAILRGKESVTMYERQIPVSLILKAVGVVVGSITTIVSATTLMSIADPGVEFINILFEVVSAYATVGLSTGITAALTGSSKLILAATMYMGRVGVLLLMAALLGDPRPSTVRYPEESLLVG
- a CDS encoding TrkA family potassium uptake protein; protein product: MNLSSLSLFPGLNKKKQQFAVIGLGRFGRAACQALHQAGQEVLGTDIDEKRVTEVVNNHWAAHALQLDSTDPLALKEAGIYEFDTVIIAIGNYLQESIITTLNVKEAGVAKVVAKASSEVHGKLLKRVGADQVVFPENEAGYALARTLTKPSILDHFELDPQHSIVEIVVPDEFHNKSIGELQLRSRYGLNVLAICRDQKFNINPSPDLNLQKGSVMVVIGETKAIDELPL
- the era gene encoding GTPase Era translates to MSDVSSLTSIPQASPEFKSGFVAIVGRPNVGKSTLMNQLIGQKIAITSPVAQTTRNRLRGILTTPIAQMIFVDTPGIHKPHHQLGEILVKNARMAIHAVDVVLFVVDCSEPLGGGDRFIAQLLAQTNTPVILGLNKLDIQRKTAQQALTLDQTYKALAKEHHWPVCKFSALTTAKLKSLQRQLIEKLAPGPYYYPPDLVTDQPERFIMGELIREQILLLTRQEVPHSVAIVIERVDESPKITRILATIHVERPSQKQILIGKKGSMLKAIGTEARQQIQKLIAGKVYLELFVKVQPKWRQSRMQLAELGYQVESN
- a CDS encoding Ycf34 family protein, which codes for MCICINCQFVDQCITYHAVETQHLQPHLTDHPKFEPEQPTINVNIRNRGEEIEMEWDVVGCASFSEDAGKWARLRPGELVPT
- a CDS encoding dihydroorotase, giving the protein MTQEQLKQVRVLDPPSQVDRVADVLIEDGTIIDITEPGSSNVSNGQERDCSGLILAPGLVDLYSHSDDPGFETRETLASLTASAIAGGFTRLTLLPDTHPPLDNGDGLARIKAQLPPDLPLQVQAWGAMTQNLEGKQLVEYADLIQAGVVGFSDGRSLQNAILLRRLCEYLGAESYPIALWPCDPALAGSGVMREGLDALRLGLSEAPTMAETSVLAALLEIISATQVPVHIMRVSTARSVELIQAAKARGLPITASTTWMHVLGNSQSLSTYDVNWRLDPPVGNIEDQEALIQGLETGVIDAIAIDHHAYTYEERTVAFSAAPPGAIGLELALSLLWQSLVASKRWSPLTLWQRLSTSPSHCLGQAPSRVEVGQPAEMVLFDPQQSWCANAQTLKSLSQNTPWYGQPLTGRVIQTWHPQSQIR